A single genomic interval of Eurosta solidaginis isolate ZX-2024a chromosome 3, ASM4086904v1, whole genome shotgun sequence harbors:
- the LOC137245098 gene encoding GATA zinc finger domain-containing protein 8 isoform X1: MLSLRSQLDKIIITAMDRFVWFVLLVVMSHLVTEFTRVTGYARGNRHDVVLVNDSLIQPKSVANMIFYPDEEYSFYEQQMSQYNNIYPSNNYNQNHNSNNNYNSNSNLNYASATNAETITTGFPFSFRPLIDSIFEIPISTLRAVNNLVARLTGSYQHQVTAGVNKYKNNNALPEKLQAFRSLLLPNGSINESTATSASIVLNSVATHENNAKSSNSDNNENKNNRNAEIRLRRSLLREVNA; the protein is encoded by the exons ATCATCATCACAGCAATGGATCGTTTCGTATGGTTCGTTCTACTTGTTGTTATGTCCCATTTGGTAACAGAGTTTACACGCGTCACTGGTTATGCGCGCGGTAATCGTCACGATGTGGTACTTGTGAATGAT TCCTTAATTCAACCAAAATCAGTGGCCAATATGATTTTTTATCCGGACGAAGAGTATAGCTTCTACGAGCAACAGATGTCACAGTACAACAATATTTATCCCAGTAATAATTATAATCAGAATCACAATAGTAACAACAATTACAACAGCAATAGCAATTTAAATTATGCATCAGCAACAAATGCCGAAACAATTACAACAGGATTCCCTTTCAGTTTTCGCCCATTAATTGATAGCATCTTTGAG ATTCCGATATCAACATTGCGCGCTGTCAACAATCTGGTGGCACGTTTAACCGGCAGCTATCAACACCAGGTGACTGCAGGtgttaacaaatacaaaaacaataatgCGCTTCCGGAGAAACTGCAAGCCTTCCGTTCTTTGCTGCTACCGAATGGCTCCATCAATGAATCAACAGCCACATCAGCATCAATAGTTCTCAATTCAGTTGCGACACATGAGAATAATGCGAAGAGTAGTAATAGtgataataatgaaaataaaaataacagaAATGCTGAAATCAGATTACGAAGGTCATTGCTACGTGAAGTGAACGCATAA
- the LOC137245098 gene encoding GATA zinc finger domain-containing protein 8 isoform X3 codes for MAASSITNEIIITAMDRFVWFVLLVVMSHLVTEFTRVTGYARGNRHDVVLVNDSLIQPKSVANMIFYPDEEYSFYEQQMSQYNNIYPSNNYNQNHNSNNNYNSNSNLNYASATNAETITTGFPFSFRPLIDSIFEIPISTLRAVNNLVARLTGSYQHQVTAGVNKYKNNNALPEKLQAFRSLLLPNGSINESTATSASIVLNSVATHENNAKSSNSDNNENKNNRNAEIRLRRSLLREVNA; via the exons ATCATCATCACAGCAATGGATCGTTTCGTATGGTTCGTTCTACTTGTTGTTATGTCCCATTTGGTAACAGAGTTTACACGCGTCACTGGTTATGCGCGCGGTAATCGTCACGATGTGGTACTTGTGAATGAT TCCTTAATTCAACCAAAATCAGTGGCCAATATGATTTTTTATCCGGACGAAGAGTATAGCTTCTACGAGCAACAGATGTCACAGTACAACAATATTTATCCCAGTAATAATTATAATCAGAATCACAATAGTAACAACAATTACAACAGCAATAGCAATTTAAATTATGCATCAGCAACAAATGCCGAAACAATTACAACAGGATTCCCTTTCAGTTTTCGCCCATTAATTGATAGCATCTTTGAG ATTCCGATATCAACATTGCGCGCTGTCAACAATCTGGTGGCACGTTTAACCGGCAGCTATCAACACCAGGTGACTGCAGGtgttaacaaatacaaaaacaataatgCGCTTCCGGAGAAACTGCAAGCCTTCCGTTCTTTGCTGCTACCGAATGGCTCCATCAATGAATCAACAGCCACATCAGCATCAATAGTTCTCAATTCAGTTGCGACACATGAGAATAATGCGAAGAGTAGTAATAGtgataataatgaaaataaaaataacagaAATGCTGAAATCAGATTACGAAGGTCATTGCTACGTGAAGTGAACGCATAA
- the LOC137245098 gene encoding GATA zinc finger domain-containing protein 8 isoform X6 yields the protein MDRFVWFVLLVVMSHLVTEFTRVTGYARGNRHDVVLVNDSLIQPKSVANMIFYPDEEYSFYEQQMSQYNNIYPSNNYNQNHNSNNNYNSNSNLNYASATNAETITTGFPFSFRPLIDSIFEIPISTLRAVNNLVARLTGSYQHQVTAGVNKYKNNNALPEKLQAFRSLLLPNGSINESTATSASIVLNSVATHENNAKSSNSDNNENKNNRNAEIRLRRSLLREVNA from the exons ATGGATCGTTTCGTATGGTTCGTTCTACTTGTTGTTATGTCCCATTTGGTAACAGAGTTTACACGCGTCACTGGTTATGCGCGCGGTAATCGTCACGATGTGGTACTTGTGAATGAT TCCTTAATTCAACCAAAATCAGTGGCCAATATGATTTTTTATCCGGACGAAGAGTATAGCTTCTACGAGCAACAGATGTCACAGTACAACAATATTTATCCCAGTAATAATTATAATCAGAATCACAATAGTAACAACAATTACAACAGCAATAGCAATTTAAATTATGCATCAGCAACAAATGCCGAAACAATTACAACAGGATTCCCTTTCAGTTTTCGCCCATTAATTGATAGCATCTTTGAG ATTCCGATATCAACATTGCGCGCTGTCAACAATCTGGTGGCACGTTTAACCGGCAGCTATCAACACCAGGTGACTGCAGGtgttaacaaatacaaaaacaataatgCGCTTCCGGAGAAACTGCAAGCCTTCCGTTCTTTGCTGCTACCGAATGGCTCCATCAATGAATCAACAGCCACATCAGCATCAATAGTTCTCAATTCAGTTGCGACACATGAGAATAATGCGAAGAGTAGTAATAGtgataataatgaaaataaaaataacagaAATGCTGAAATCAGATTACGAAGGTCATTGCTACGTGAAGTGAACGCATAA
- the LOC137245098 gene encoding GATA zinc finger domain-containing protein 8 isoform X2, with protein sequence MCDKMSLNNDIIITAMDRFVWFVLLVVMSHLVTEFTRVTGYARGNRHDVVLVNDSLIQPKSVANMIFYPDEEYSFYEQQMSQYNNIYPSNNYNQNHNSNNNYNSNSNLNYASATNAETITTGFPFSFRPLIDSIFEIPISTLRAVNNLVARLTGSYQHQVTAGVNKYKNNNALPEKLQAFRSLLLPNGSINESTATSASIVLNSVATHENNAKSSNSDNNENKNNRNAEIRLRRSLLREVNA encoded by the exons ATCATCATCACAGCAATGGATCGTTTCGTATGGTTCGTTCTACTTGTTGTTATGTCCCATTTGGTAACAGAGTTTACACGCGTCACTGGTTATGCGCGCGGTAATCGTCACGATGTGGTACTTGTGAATGAT TCCTTAATTCAACCAAAATCAGTGGCCAATATGATTTTTTATCCGGACGAAGAGTATAGCTTCTACGAGCAACAGATGTCACAGTACAACAATATTTATCCCAGTAATAATTATAATCAGAATCACAATAGTAACAACAATTACAACAGCAATAGCAATTTAAATTATGCATCAGCAACAAATGCCGAAACAATTACAACAGGATTCCCTTTCAGTTTTCGCCCATTAATTGATAGCATCTTTGAG ATTCCGATATCAACATTGCGCGCTGTCAACAATCTGGTGGCACGTTTAACCGGCAGCTATCAACACCAGGTGACTGCAGGtgttaacaaatacaaaaacaataatgCGCTTCCGGAGAAACTGCAAGCCTTCCGTTCTTTGCTGCTACCGAATGGCTCCATCAATGAATCAACAGCCACATCAGCATCAATAGTTCTCAATTCAGTTGCGACACATGAGAATAATGCGAAGAGTAGTAATAGtgataataatgaaaataaaaataacagaAATGCTGAAATCAGATTACGAAGGTCATTGCTACGTGAAGTGAACGCATAA
- the LOC137245098 gene encoding GATA zinc finger domain-containing protein 8 isoform X5: MAIKIIITAMDRFVWFVLLVVMSHLVTEFTRVTGYARGNRHDVVLVNDSLIQPKSVANMIFYPDEEYSFYEQQMSQYNNIYPSNNYNQNHNSNNNYNSNSNLNYASATNAETITTGFPFSFRPLIDSIFEIPISTLRAVNNLVARLTGSYQHQVTAGVNKYKNNNALPEKLQAFRSLLLPNGSINESTATSASIVLNSVATHENNAKSSNSDNNENKNNRNAEIRLRRSLLREVNA, from the exons ATGGCCATTAAA ATCATCATCACAGCAATGGATCGTTTCGTATGGTTCGTTCTACTTGTTGTTATGTCCCATTTGGTAACAGAGTTTACACGCGTCACTGGTTATGCGCGCGGTAATCGTCACGATGTGGTACTTGTGAATGAT TCCTTAATTCAACCAAAATCAGTGGCCAATATGATTTTTTATCCGGACGAAGAGTATAGCTTCTACGAGCAACAGATGTCACAGTACAACAATATTTATCCCAGTAATAATTATAATCAGAATCACAATAGTAACAACAATTACAACAGCAATAGCAATTTAAATTATGCATCAGCAACAAATGCCGAAACAATTACAACAGGATTCCCTTTCAGTTTTCGCCCATTAATTGATAGCATCTTTGAG ATTCCGATATCAACATTGCGCGCTGTCAACAATCTGGTGGCACGTTTAACCGGCAGCTATCAACACCAGGTGACTGCAGGtgttaacaaatacaaaaacaataatgCGCTTCCGGAGAAACTGCAAGCCTTCCGTTCTTTGCTGCTACCGAATGGCTCCATCAATGAATCAACAGCCACATCAGCATCAATAGTTCTCAATTCAGTTGCGACACATGAGAATAATGCGAAGAGTAGTAATAGtgataataatgaaaataaaaataacagaAATGCTGAAATCAGATTACGAAGGTCATTGCTACGTGAAGTGAACGCATAA
- the LOC137245098 gene encoding GATA zinc finger domain-containing protein 8 isoform X4, translating into MSYEYMYIIITAMDRFVWFVLLVVMSHLVTEFTRVTGYARGNRHDVVLVNDSLIQPKSVANMIFYPDEEYSFYEQQMSQYNNIYPSNNYNQNHNSNNNYNSNSNLNYASATNAETITTGFPFSFRPLIDSIFEIPISTLRAVNNLVARLTGSYQHQVTAGVNKYKNNNALPEKLQAFRSLLLPNGSINESTATSASIVLNSVATHENNAKSSNSDNNENKNNRNAEIRLRRSLLREVNA; encoded by the exons ATCATCATCACAGCAATGGATCGTTTCGTATGGTTCGTTCTACTTGTTGTTATGTCCCATTTGGTAACAGAGTTTACACGCGTCACTGGTTATGCGCGCGGTAATCGTCACGATGTGGTACTTGTGAATGAT TCCTTAATTCAACCAAAATCAGTGGCCAATATGATTTTTTATCCGGACGAAGAGTATAGCTTCTACGAGCAACAGATGTCACAGTACAACAATATTTATCCCAGTAATAATTATAATCAGAATCACAATAGTAACAACAATTACAACAGCAATAGCAATTTAAATTATGCATCAGCAACAAATGCCGAAACAATTACAACAGGATTCCCTTTCAGTTTTCGCCCATTAATTGATAGCATCTTTGAG ATTCCGATATCAACATTGCGCGCTGTCAACAATCTGGTGGCACGTTTAACCGGCAGCTATCAACACCAGGTGACTGCAGGtgttaacaaatacaaaaacaataatgCGCTTCCGGAGAAACTGCAAGCCTTCCGTTCTTTGCTGCTACCGAATGGCTCCATCAATGAATCAACAGCCACATCAGCATCAATAGTTCTCAATTCAGTTGCGACACATGAGAATAATGCGAAGAGTAGTAATAGtgataataatgaaaataaaaataacagaAATGCTGAAATCAGATTACGAAGGTCATTGCTACGTGAAGTGAACGCATAA